In the Bacteroidota bacterium genome, GAATAAAGCGAAAAAATTCCCAGGTAAAAGTATATTGGGACCAACCTGCATTGTATCAGATGTATAACCATAAATAATCTGATTTCCATGTATATCAGAATCGATTGAAATAAAACTTGAGAATGCATATGGAAATTGTTTTGCCCAAATGAAATTTCCATTCAAATCCATTTTAGTATAAAAACTCACTCCATAACCTGACAAAGTTGTGCTCCCGAATGCTGCAAAGCCATATATATTTCCGGTTAAATATATACATTGATTGAACGGATCAAAGCTTAAACTTCCAGATGATTCATAAATATTAGAGTTTCCAATAATATTGTTACCGCCTATACTTTTTGCCCAAAGTACATCTCCGGTGGAGGAATACTTCGCAATATAAATTTGATTATCTCCAACTGGAAGTAAGGTAATTGTATCAAAACTTATGCTTGAGGCTGGAGTATTCATAAAAATAAAGCTATAAGTTCCAGTAACATAAACATTGCCGCTAAAGTCAGTACAAATATTGGAAATTTTATCAGATGAGCTGCCTCCGGCTTGTTTAGCCCATTGCCAATTTTGCGCATAAATTTCTATCGTATTTAAAAAAACACAAAATAGAATTATGCCATTTATATTTTTATAGATATTTTTCATGTGAAAATATTTATTTTAACACCCCAGTCCCCACGAAGTTTTGCTTCGTGCGTTTTCTAATCTGTAGAGCTTTGCTCGGGTTAGAAATTCTCTACTTTAATTGTATTTTAATATTGCTTCAACAGACAAATCTTCATCAATCAGCGGCCAATGAATTCCATAACCGGAAGGGGAGACTTTATAAAAATTACGTTGCATATCACCGGTTGCCATAAGTCTTGGAGATAACATATCAAGACTTATTGTAATAATCTTTCCATCTATTTTGAGGATGAGAGCGTTGCTTGAAAAGCTCACTACTTGAATACTGCGTTTAACTATCATGATTTATTTATTAAAGTAGATATTCCAAGCAGGCTTCTATCACAAATATAAAGATTCTTGAAAAACTCTTAATTAGCTATAAACTAAGCACAAAAAGAAAAGCCTTGCAAGAGTGAATCTTACAAGGCTTTTTTCGAGCGGTCCGGACGGCTTGATATTCAGCACTTTAGCTACCTTTTTGCTTCTTTAATGCTTCCTGAATTGCCTGATTCTAAAGGCTTTCTATTTTTTATACCCAAATGGGTTACATACGCTTTTTAGATTTTTCGTAATCCCACACGTAATCCGTTTTTTGGCTCCTGAGTTAATAAATATACTTGGCAAAGCCTATGTTCTATGGTACCTTAGCTAATGAAGCGTCAAAGTTAGCGCCTTAAAAATCAAAGATAATGAATATTAATTTCCATCCAAGAAACCTTACAAAAAAAACACCTCAGCGTATTTGGGCTATATTTTATGCCGAAAAAAACAGAATCGCAATTGACACTAATCTGTTTGTTTCACCCAAAGATTGGAGCAGAAAAAAGAAGTGTTATTTAAGCACAAATGCCAACTCCGAAAAGCTTAATAAAATTCTTAAAGAGCAAAAAAAGCAAATTGAAATTTATGCAGAGGAATTGCTCAGTCACTTGATGAAAAACAAAAAGCGTTTTTACAAAGATGAATTTGAAAAAGAGTTGAAGGAAAAATTCGACTACTACTTCAAGTTTGGTGAAAATAAGCCGGAAGAAAAAGGTGAAGTATATGACTTCATCAGCTTTATTGATAAATACATTTCCAATCGAATGGAACTATGTGAAGGCACACATCAAACACTTCGTGGCGCGAGGAAAAATATTGTTTTGGCATTCAATCTTGCGCCAGCTAAACTGGTAAAAAAATGGAAAGCAATGAACAATTTTGAGCGAAAATTAAACCCTGATTTCTTGGAAGCTGAAAAACAACTTGACTTTTCTGAAATTAACAAATCATGGATGATGGCTTATAATACTTGGTTGATAAATGCTAATTATAGAGATAAGAACAAAGAGACCGGAATCATGGAGAATATGCCCTATTCGAAAAATTACATTGCGAAGGAAATAAAAATTGCAAAGCAATTTGCGAATGCAGCTGCCGATGAAGGGTACATAAGTAATTTAAGTTATAGAAGTGTAAAAGCGCAATGGGAAGAAGCAGATACAATTGCCCTATCATGGCAAGAAATTGCAAAACTTAAAGCATTAGAACTTGACCCGAATACTACAGAAGGTAAGGTAAGAAACCTATTTGTTTTTAATTGCTATTGCGGCTTACGATGGAGTGATTTAGTGCGCCTCGACAATAGCCGATTCTCAAGAGAAGGCAATCAACTGTTTCTAAGCATTCGCATGAAAAAGACAGATACATCCATTGGATTTCCAATTCTACCGGCTGCCGAAGAAATAATGAGAATTTATAATTACCGACTACCCAACGTTTGTGTGCAAATATTTTGCGAAAAGATTAAAAAAATCTGTTTGAAAGCCGGTATCACAGAATTGGAAACCAAGCGTGAAACAAGAGGTGGAAGGAAATTAATCTTCTCCATTCCCCGCTATAAAATGGTAAGCAGTCATACTGGAAGAAGAACATTTGCCACCAATTTTGAAGCAATGGGAGTAGCCTTAAATGAATTGATGGCAATTACAGGACATACAACCGAAAAGGCATTTCGAAAATATGTAAAGAAAAGAGTGGAAACCAAATTTGCAAGTTTCTTAGCTGCGGGTGCAACTGTATAACTAACTCAAATCAACAAAAAATCAACTAAACAATTACCATAACCATGAATACAATTAAAACAATAACGCTCATTTGTAAATGCTGCGATCGAGAATTTATTCCAACCCGAATGGATGCAAAATTCTGTTCCGGTGCTTGCAAACAAAAAGCTTACAACCGAAGAGTGAAACAAAACATTTTAAAATACGGGAATAATTGTTCAGCCCCAGAAAGGCAGCGGATTGACAGAATAAATGCCATTGAAATAAGGTTAGAACAGAAACTAAAGGAAAGTAGCATAGCCCCTACCCCAGCCACCGAAGATATTTCAAAATCAATGGAAGCGTTTTTCGCTAAAATGAAGCAGGATGATGAAAACAGAAAAGTCAAAGACGCCAATCAGCGCTTGAAAGAATGCCTGAATGAAATTTTGGAATATTCGCAACAAGAAGAAATTTCTCGATGGAGACTTATTTCACTTTGTAATTCCGTTGAAAGAAAGCTCGGAACAAGAATTTTTTCGTTGCCTATTGGATACAAATACACCTGCTTTATTAATGATACCTTATTACCAAAGGTAATGAATTTAAGGGATGTACTTAATAATTCAAACGAGCGATATGTAAAAATGGAATTACACGAATTTCTTGAAAAACAAATTATAGAAATATTGAGCCAATTGGGATAATGCAGATTTAGAATTCTTTTGATTTATTAAAGTTTTTACCAACTAATTCAATAATTGAGAGTGATCAAATAGGGTTTGTTTTAGCGGAATTCCCAATCTTGTCAAAAAAACTATTATTGAAATTTATAAACATTTTGGGGGTTATCAATAGACCAAAAAATAACTAAGGCCTACAAATTTTCCGTTAGTAATAATAACTGTATCGTGTATGGTAGGCTCTACTAAAGTACCTGAAAATGTTCCACTCACTTTATGGCTTATGCTGTCATTGGCAGTTATCTGTACTGAAGCTGCAAAAGCTACGTAATTATCATAGTAAACACCTGCTACCGTGCGCGACAATTCAACGGATGCTGTTGGATAACTCATTTGTGTTGCTGGTAGACTTAAATTTATTCCCGGAAAAGTAAAACCAAATCCAACGAAGTTTGAATCAATTATTCCCCCACAAACTAAAATTTTGAAATTTGATAAAGTATCAATGTAAAATGGATTGTTATCGGCTGAATCAGTATTAAAAAGCGTCCCATTTAAATTGCAGGAAAATTTTTTTAATGCTGCTGTGCTTGGTGGAATTTTAGCATCTTCCGATGAAGCAGGATTTTGTTCGTCTTTTTTGCATGCGCAAAATATCAGAATAAAAGAAATTATAATTATTTTTGTTATTTGCATCTTATTAATTTATAAAAATCGAGTTAAAGAAATTATTTTTTAAAATACTCAAATCGGTTTCTCTTCGTTTTAAACCTATTAAAATAAAAGTATAAATGTCATGTCCGTTGTAGTAAATTCTTGTATGAAGTTCCTTTTCTGTTTGGTCTTCCTCATCAATATATGCCACACCAATTTCAGCACATTTTAAGTTTGTATCAGCTTGTTCAATAAGGTTGAAATAAAGTTCTGTTGTGCTATCGTGTAAGCTTTGGAACATAATACGATTCAAATAAAGTGGGTCGGCTAATGAATCGTTAGCTTGCATATAGTTTGAGTCATCTGTCGAAATGCCTTGATTCATA is a window encoding:
- a CDS encoding SBBP repeat-containing protein → MKNIYKNINGIILFCVFLNTIEIYAQNWQWAKQAGGSSSDKISNICTDFSGNVYVTGTYSFIFMNTPASSISFDTITLLPVGDNQIYIAKYSSTGDVLWAKSIGGNNIIGNSNIYESSGSLSFDPFNQCIYLTGNIYGFAAFGSTTLSGYGVSFYTKMDLNGNFIWAKQFPYAFSSFISIDSDIHGNQIIYGYTSDTMQVGPNILLPGNFFALFDINGNIVFSKKISSKTLEFKTVRKDDNIYSIFSVSSNSIKIDTTQITSSTAHNFILACFDTLGSLKWHKLV
- a CDS encoding integrase catalytic domain-containing protein, coding for MNINFHPRNLTKKTPQRIWAIFYAEKNRIAIDTNLFVSPKDWSRKKKCYLSTNANSEKLNKILKEQKKQIEIYAEELLSHLMKNKKRFYKDEFEKELKEKFDYYFKFGENKPEEKGEVYDFISFIDKYISNRMELCEGTHQTLRGARKNIVLAFNLAPAKLVKKWKAMNNFERKLNPDFLEAEKQLDFSEINKSWMMAYNTWLINANYRDKNKETGIMENMPYSKNYIAKEIKIAKQFANAAADEGYISNLSYRSVKAQWEEADTIALSWQEIAKLKALELDPNTTEGKVRNLFVFNCYCGLRWSDLVRLDNSRFSREGNQLFLSIRMKKTDTSIGFPILPAAEEIMRIYNYRLPNVCVQIFCEKIKKICLKAGITELETKRETRGGRKLIFSIPRYKMVSSHTGRRTFATNFEAMGVALNELMAITGHTTEKAFRKYVKKRVETKFASFLAAGATV
- a CDS encoding DUF2442 domain-containing protein encodes the protein MIVKRSIQVVSFSSNALILKIDGKIITISLDMLSPRLMATGDMQRNFYKVSPSGYGIHWPLIDEDLSVEAILKYN